The proteins below are encoded in one region of Microbispora sp. NBC_01189:
- a CDS encoding zinc-binding alcohol dehydrogenase family protein, producing the protein MDAWVVARPGPVASRPLERAELPDPVPGPGELLIRVEVCAVCRTDLHLAEGDLPPRRPRTVPGHEVVGRVAALGPDTAGPPPGSRVGVAWLRSTCGRCRYCLRGAENLCPASAYTGWDADGGYAELLTAPAAYVYPLPEDTPAETLAPLLCAGIIGYRALVRADLPPGGRLGIYGFGASAHLTAQIAIAEGATVHVMTRSAAARDLALRLGAASAAGSADPPPEPLDAAILFAPVGDLVPVALAALDRGGTLAVAGIHLTDIPVLNYQRHLFQERTLRSVTANTRDDGREFLRLAALHHPRVTTTPYPFPAADRALADLAADRVEGAAVLLMGG; encoded by the coding sequence GTGGACGCCTGGGTAGTGGCCCGGCCGGGGCCGGTCGCGTCGCGGCCCCTGGAGCGGGCCGAACTGCCGGACCCCGTGCCCGGACCGGGGGAACTGCTGATCCGCGTCGAGGTGTGCGCCGTCTGCCGCACCGACCTGCACCTCGCCGAGGGCGATCTCCCCCCGAGACGCCCGCGTACGGTCCCCGGGCACGAGGTGGTGGGGCGGGTGGCGGCCCTCGGCCCGGACACGGCGGGGCCGCCGCCCGGTTCGCGGGTGGGCGTGGCGTGGCTGCGCTCGACCTGCGGCCGGTGCCGCTACTGCCTGCGGGGCGCGGAGAACCTGTGTCCGGCGTCCGCCTACACGGGCTGGGACGCCGACGGAGGCTACGCCGAGCTGCTGACCGCCCCCGCCGCGTACGTCTACCCGTTGCCGGAGGACACCCCGGCCGAGACGCTGGCGCCGCTGCTGTGCGCGGGGATCATCGGATACCGGGCGCTGGTCCGCGCCGATCTGCCGCCGGGCGGCCGGCTCGGGATCTACGGCTTCGGCGCCTCGGCGCACCTGACCGCGCAGATCGCGATCGCCGAGGGCGCGACCGTACACGTGATGACGAGGTCGGCGGCGGCCCGGGACCTCGCGCTCCGGCTGGGCGCGGCCTCCGCCGCCGGCAGCGCCGACCCGCCGCCGGAGCCCCTGGACGCGGCCATCCTGTTCGCCCCGGTGGGCGACCTCGTGCCGGTCGCCCTCGCCGCGCTCGACCGGGGCGGGACGCTCGCGGTCGCCGGGATCCACCTGACCGACATCCCGGTGCTGAACTATCAGCGCCATCTGTTCCAGGAGCGCACGCTGCGCAGCGTCACGGCCAACACCCGCGACGACGGCCGGGAGTTCCTCCGGCTGGCGGCCCTCCACCACCCCCGGGTCACGACCACGCCCTACCCCTTCCCGGCCGCCGACCGGGCGCTGGCCGACCTCGCCGCCGACCGCGTGGAGGGGGCGGCCGTCCTGCTCATGGGCGGGTGA
- a CDS encoding CBS domain-containing protein — protein MPMTVRDVMNRFVVAVEAEASFGEVVTAMCRFHVGAVPVVDGDRRVLGMVSEDDLLLKDMDRRMGDLLFEGPSRHRERRKAAGRRVRDLMSTPAITVTEDTPVRQAAWLMHRNRIKDLPVVDAATGRITGLVRKSDLIRVFCRSAQDIRDDVLDVIGPCSGRCSLRVEDGIVYLDGTVERRSQLRALLEAVWRVDGVVDVDSDISYEVDDLGRVTPPVTRP, from the coding sequence ATGCCCATGACCGTCCGGGACGTCATGAACAGGTTCGTGGTCGCGGTCGAGGCGGAGGCCTCGTTCGGCGAGGTGGTGACCGCGATGTGCCGGTTCCACGTCGGAGCGGTTCCCGTCGTGGACGGCGATCGGCGGGTGCTGGGCATGGTCAGCGAGGACGACCTGCTGCTCAAGGACATGGACCGGCGGATGGGCGACCTGCTCTTCGAGGGGCCCTCGCGCCACCGGGAGCGGAGGAAGGCGGCCGGCCGGCGGGTCCGCGATCTCATGAGCACTCCCGCGATCACGGTCACCGAGGACACCCCGGTGCGGCAGGCGGCCTGGCTCATGCACCGCAACCGGATCAAGGACCTCCCGGTGGTGGACGCGGCCACCGGGCGCATCACCGGGCTGGTCCGCAAGTCCGACCTGATCAGGGTGTTCTGCCGCTCCGCGCAGGACATCCGCGACGACGTCCTCGACGTGATCGGGCCCTGCTCGGGGCGGTGCTCGCTGCGGGTCGAGGACGGGATCGTCTACCTCGACGGCACCGTCGAGCGGCGTTCCCAGCTGAGGGCGCTGCTGGAGGCCGTCTGGCGGGTGGACGGCGTGGTGGACGTCGACTCCGACATCTCGTACGAGGTCGACGACCTCGGCCGGGTGACCCCGCCCGTCACCCGCCCATGA